The following proteins come from a genomic window of Nicotiana tomentosiformis chromosome 12, ASM39032v3, whole genome shotgun sequence:
- the LOC138902223 gene encoding uncharacterized protein produces the protein MVHSQEWVKREAKRPRGSGYFSGVPSGGQFYRGKGRSYRHTQMGHPTHCGVSVSHSSYSADLGQSSFSALPVQVILRVIRSSSFVRGWGCFECRELNQYKRDCPRLLSEAPQHSSRPRVPAPAVTPPAQPTRGGGQAAKGLLRGGGRSGGSQARFYAFPAKPDAIASDAVITGIVSVCHREASILFDLGSTYSYVS, from the coding sequence ATGGTACACAGTCAGGAGTGGGTtaagagggaggctaagaggcctcgtggttccggttatttcagcggtgttccttcagggggtcagttttaccgtggtaagggtcgttcttacagacacactCAGATGGGTCATCCAACTCATTGTGGTGTATCAGTtagccacagttcttacagtgCTGACTTAGGAcaatcttcattcagtgcactaccagtgcaggtaattcttcgggttatcaggagcagtagTTTCGTTAGAGgatggggttgtttcgagtgcagagaATTGAATCAatacaagagagattgtcctaggctgttgagtgagGCTCCACAGCATAGTTCTCGACCAAGggtaccagcaccagcagttacaccacccgctcagccaactcggggtgggggtcaggcagctaagGGTCTgctaagagggggaggccggtcaggtggcagtcaggcccgattctatgcttttcctgccaagcCAGATGCtattgcctcagatgcagtgatcacaggtattgtttcagtgtgccacagggaggcttctatattatttgaccttggttccacttattcatatgtatcataa